A window of the Hypomesus transpacificus isolate Combined female chromosome 22, fHypTra1, whole genome shotgun sequence genome harbors these coding sequences:
- the itga1 gene encoding integrin alpha-1, with protein sequence MLGLTHFKLTTLVLLPCVLSFNVDEKNGLSFSGPVDDMFGYSVQQFENSEGKWVLIGSPLTGQPTRRTGDVYKCPVGREDSTCIKLELPKYTTIPNLREVKENMTMGTTLVTSPDGGFLACGPQYGYMCGQQQYISGVCTNVSSSFKVLNSIAPAVQDCAKELDIVIVLDGSNSIYPWEEVVKFLLKFLENIEIGPTLSQVGIVSYGENVTHRVNLNQFRNKKNLLDEVKNLPQQTGYKTMTALGIDTARKEAFTVERGMRPGVKKVMVIVTDGESHDFYNLNKVVDDCEEDQIERFGIAVLGDYNRQNKSVADLQKFIKEIQSISSEPVGDHFFNVSDEVALLSIVDALGSKIFALEATTGNYTSSFEMEMSQAGFSAHSTKEGVLLGAVGAYDWNGTVVMQTATGSIVPTTTSFDDPLDTRKEAQAGYVGYDVQSANSRDGVLYITGAPRHNHTGRVVIYRLEGGRVTITQVLKGEQIGSYFGSVLQTVDVDKDSYTDLLLVGAPMFMGPDRDEQGHVYIYQLNQEGMFEHQTTLKPINQTCCTAHTQSCTNKNEPCGARFGTAIAAVTDLNQDGFNDVVIGAPLENDHRGAVYIYHGEGRDLKEKYVQRIAAGGDGEKMKFFGQSIHGVMDLNGDGITDVTIGGLGGASLFWSRDVAELRSNMTFNPSKINMQQDTCDVNGLKTVCVDIKVCFSYSVKSETTPSSNETGISYWLTLDARRAKPRALFTGGERRLSMTPTIRNSACWEHRFTMLDKKRVDFRDPMMVSLEFGLTEKEVGPVLDGDLPTFNNKTIPLVDCGSDNKCIADLSLTAKSSVSSLVIKANKEKFHVLITTRNSQDNAYNTKVTLSFTENINYVKVEPKEKSDCSLNGSRVECAVGYPFLQSNTEETFKILFEVNPAHVQKEIIINVTAASDSDELNSTLNDNYVRISIPVQYEAGLRFTALPKEQHISVKKREQHPSVFNHTSMIGEEVKISYTIEKVAEMDTPPLRLKVTYPYLSTLKNILLYLTHVTSMPKMVTCEAGALINPLGVSPTKLYTANPKTETLSTNLLDCMDQLSCNSFYCSVPQANFSQINVTFRVWKPTFIKAEYSSLHMSVHATLENLNTDLFILSANHTAVTIQVSKEALGGIPWWVILLSILIGLLILALVIFALWKAGFFKRKSMEDMKEDMKD encoded by the exons TGTTGCTGCCCTGTGTGCTGTCGTTCAACGTGGATGAGAAGAATGGCTTATCGTTCAGTGGACCGGTGGACGACATGTTCGGCTACTCCGTTCAGCAGTTTGAAAACAGCGAGGGCAAATG GGTTCTGATTGGCTCTCCTCTGACTGGTCAGCCAACCAGGAGGACCGGAGATGTGTACAAGTGTCCAGTAGGGAGAGAAGACAGCACCTGTATCAAGCTGGAGCTgccaa AATATACGACCATACCCAATCTACGGGAAGTGAAGGAGAACATGACCATGGGGACTACGCTGGTGACCAGCCCTGATGGAGGCTTCCTG GCCTGTGGACCTCAGTATGGCTACATGTGTGGTCAGCAGCAGTACATCTCAGGGGTTTGCACCAACGTTAGCTCCTCCTTCAAGGTGCTCAACTCCATAGCACCAGCCGTACAAG attGTGCAAAGGAGCTGGACATTGTCATTGTGTTGGATGGCTCAAACAGTATCTACCCCTGGGAGGAGGTTGTCAAGTTTCTGCTGAAGTTCCTCGAGAACATCGAGATAGGACCCACACTCTCCCAG gtggGCATTGTGTCCTACGGCGAGAATGTGACCCACAGAGTGAATCTGAACCAGTTCAGGAACAAAAAAAACCTGCTGGATGAGGTGAAGAACTTGCCTCAACAGACTGGCTACAAGACAATGACAGCCCTGGGCATCGACACAGCCag gAAAGAGGCCTTCACGGTGGAGCGAGGGATGCGGCCAGGGGTCAAAAAAGTCATGGTGATCGTCACAGATGGAGAGTCACATGACTTCTACAATCTGAACAAGGTTGTTGATGATTGTGAGGAGGACCAGATCGAGAGGTTTGGCATCGCT gtgTTGGGAGACTATAACCGGCAGAACAAGAGTGTAGCCGATCTCCAGAAGTTCATTAAGGAGATCCAGTCCATCTCCAGCGAGCCAGTTGGAGACCACTTCTTCAACGTGTCGGATGAGGTGGCGCTCCTCAGCATTGTGGATGCCCTGGGAAGCAAGATCTTTGCTCTGGAGG CTACCACTGGTAACTACACCTCTTCCTTTGAAATGGAGATGTCTCAAGCTGGTTTCAGTGCTCATAGTACGAAG GAAGGAGTGCTTCTGGGGGCTGTGGGTGCATACGACTGGAACGGCACTGTGGTGATGCAGACAGCAACGGGCTCCATCGTCCCCACGACAACCAGCTTTGACGACCCCCTGGACACAAGGAAGGAGGCCCAGGCTGGATATGTGG GCTATGATGTGCAGTCAGCCAACAGTCGTGATGGTGTGTTGTACATAACGGGAGCACCCAGACACAACCACACCGGCAGGGTCGTCATCTACCGACTGGAGGGCGGCAGAGTCACCATCACTCAGGTCCTGAAGGGAGAACAG ATTGGGTCGTATTTTGGTAGTGTGCTCCAGACTGTGGATGTAGACAAGGACTCGTACACTGACCTGCTGCTGGTTGGAGCTCCCATGTTCATGGGCCCTGACAGAGATGAACAAGGACACGTCTACATTTACCAACTCAACCAG gaGGGGATGTTTGAGCACCAGACCACCTTGAAGCCTATCAATCAGACGTGCTGCACCGCGCACACCCAGAGTTGCACCAATAAGAATGAGCCATGCGGCGCCCGCTTCGGCACTGCGATTGCAGCGGTGACGGATCTCAACCAGGACGGCTTCAATGACGTGGTGATCGGAGCACCGCTGGAGAATGACCACCGGGGGGCGGTGTACATATACCACGGTGAAGGACGCGACCTCAAGGAGAAATAtgtccag cgcaTTGCGGcagggggagacggggagaaGATGAAATTCTTTGGCCAGTCCATCCATGGGGTCATGGACCTGAACGGAGATGGTATTACTGATGTCACCATCggagggctgggaggagctTCTCTCTTCTG GTCCAGAGACGTGGCAGAGCTGCGCAGCAACATGACCTTCAACCCCTCTAAGATCAACATGCAGCAGGACACCTGTGATGTGAACGGCTtgaagacagtgtgtgtggacatcAAGGTGTGTTTCAGCTACTCTGTGAAGTCTGAGACCACACCCTCTAGCAACG aGACAGGCATAAGCTACTGGTTGACGCTGGATGCCCGGCGGGCCAAGCCCAGGGCGCTGTTCACCGGAGGTGAGCGCAGGCTGTCGATGACGCCCACCATAAGGaacagtgcatgctgggagcatCGATTCACCATGTTG GACAAGAAGAGGGTGGATTTCCGGGACCCCATGATGGTTTCTTTGGAGTTTGGGTTGACAGAGAAGGAAGTGGGGCCAGTATTGGATGGAGACCTGCCCACCTTCAACAATAAAACT ATACCCCTAGTGGATTGTGGAAGTGACAACAAGTGTATTGCTgacctctccctcacagccaaATCAAGTGTTAGCAG CCTGGTGATCAAAGCCAACAAGGAGAAGTTCCACGTGCTGATCACCACCCGGAACAGCCAGGACAATGCTTACAACACCAAGGTCACACTTAGCTTCACAGAGAACATCAATTATGTCAAGGTGGAG CCTAAAGAGAAGTCTGACTGCAGTCTGAACGGCAGCAGGGTGGAGTGTGCCGTGGGCTACCCCTTCCTCCAGAGCAACACTGAG GAGACGTTCAAGATCCTATTCGAGGTGAACCCTGCTCACGTGCAGAAGGAGATTATCATCAACGTTACTGCTGCCAG TGACAGCGACGAGCTGAACTCAACGCTCAATGACAACTATGTCAGGATTTCCATTCCCGTTCAGTATGAGGCTGGACTCAGGTTTAC GGCACTTCCCAAGGAGCAACACATCTCtgtaaaaaagagagagcagcACCCTTCAGTCTTCAACCACACCAGCATGATAGGAGAAGAGGTCAAGATCAGCTACACG ATAGAGAAGGTGGCTGAGATGGACACCCCTCCTCTGAGGCTGAAGGTGACCTACCCTTACCTGTCCACCCTCAAGAACATCCTGCTCTACCTCACACACGTCACCTCCATGCCCAAG ATGGTGACGTGCGAGGCTGGAGCCCTGATCAATCCTTTAGGCGTCAGCCCCACCAAGCTGTACACTGCCAACCCCAAGACGGAGACCCTCAGTACCAACCTGCTG GACTGTATGGACCAACTTAGCTGTAACTCTTTCTACTGCTCAGTGCCTCAAGCCAACTTTAGCCAGATCAACGTCACCTTCAGGGTCTGGAAGCCCACCTTCATAAAG GCAGAGTACTCCAGCCTGCACATGTCGGTCCACGCCACCCTGGAGAACCTCAACACAGACCTGTTCATCTTGAGTGCCAATCACACAGCC GTGACTATCCAAGTGAGCAAGGAGGCTCTGGGAGGAATCCCCTGGTGGGTCATCCTGCTGAGCATCCTGATTGGTCTGCTCATCCTAGCGCTGGTCATCTTCGCTCTCTGGAAG GCTGGCTTCTTCAAAAGAAAAAGCATGGAGGACATGAAGGAGGACATGAAGGATTAA